In Streptomyces hawaiiensis, one genomic interval encodes:
- a CDS encoding glycosyltransferase family 2 protein: MNANPDVRLPAVSVIMPVLNEERHLRGAVQAILAQEYAGEMEVVIALGPSTDRTDEIAAELVAEDARVHTVPNPTGRTPAALNAAINASRHPIVVRVDGHGMLSPNYIATAVRLLEETGAQNVGGIMHAEGENDWEHAVAAAMTSKIGVGNAAFHTGGQAGPAETVYLGVFRREALERQGGYNVEFIRAQDWELNFRIREAGGLIWFSPELKVSYRPRPSVKALAKQYKDYGRWRHVVARYHEGSINLRYLAPPTAVCAIAAGAVVGALLTPWGFVVPGGYLAAILLGSVPAGKGLPLKARLRIPVALATMHMSWGWGFLTSPRALAKKVIASRRPAVRADAAAS; encoded by the coding sequence ATGAACGCCAATCCCGACGTGCGGCTCCCCGCCGTTTCCGTGATCATGCCCGTCCTCAACGAGGAGCGGCATCTGCGGGGAGCAGTCCAAGCGATCCTCGCGCAGGAGTACGCCGGCGAGATGGAGGTCGTGATCGCCCTCGGTCCGTCCACGGACCGCACGGACGAGATCGCCGCCGAGCTCGTGGCAGAAGACGCGCGTGTACACACCGTCCCGAACCCCACCGGCCGTACGCCCGCGGCGCTGAACGCGGCGATCAACGCCTCCCGGCATCCGATCGTCGTCCGCGTCGACGGGCACGGCATGCTCTCGCCGAACTACATCGCCACCGCCGTACGGCTCCTGGAGGAGACCGGCGCGCAGAACGTCGGCGGCATCATGCACGCCGAGGGCGAGAACGACTGGGAGCACGCGGTCGCCGCCGCGATGACCTCGAAGATCGGGGTCGGCAACGCCGCCTTCCACACCGGCGGGCAGGCGGGCCCCGCCGAGACCGTCTATCTGGGGGTGTTCCGGCGCGAGGCGCTGGAGCGGCAGGGCGGCTACAACGTGGAGTTCATCCGCGCCCAGGACTGGGAGCTGAACTTCCGGATCAGGGAGGCCGGGGGCCTCATCTGGTTCTCGCCCGAGCTGAAGGTGTCCTACCGGCCCCGGCCGAGCGTGAAGGCGCTCGCCAAGCAGTACAAGGACTACGGCCGCTGGCGGCACGTGGTCGCCCGCTACCACGAGGGCTCCATCAACCTGCGCTACCTCGCCCCGCCGACCGCCGTGTGCGCGATCGCGGCCGGTGCCGTGGTGGGCGCGCTGCTGACGCCCTGGGGCTTCGTGGTGCCCGGCGGGTACCTCGCGGCGATCCTGCTCGGCTCGGTGCCGGCGGGCAAGGGTCTGCCGCTGAAGGCGCGGCTGCGGATCCCCGTGGCGCTGGCCACGATGCACATGTCGTGGGGCTGGGGCTTCCTGACCAGCCCGCGGGCGCTGGCGAAGAAGGTCATCGCCTCCCGGCGCCCCGCGGTGCGCGCGGACGCCGCCGCGAGCTGA
- a CDS encoding LCP family protein, with protein MAQSDVRGGGTRHDSGGLAQDERPGTAAPAAGGGEGGRGGHGRRRGRRRGGSRRILRWSAIVLSVLILGTAGAGYLYYRHLNGNIDKGKRNSGESDVEKTGPNAAGQTPLNILLIGSDSRNSAENVKLGGSKDNVGSKPLADVQMLLHVSADRESASVVSIPRDTRVDIPKCVDPDTGETYPAKNTIINETLQRGGPGCTLATWQNLTGVYIDHWMMVDFAGVVDMADAIGGVPVCVNQNVWDRPLPRQRGGSGLKLKAGTHKVQGKQALQWLRTRHAWGSDPLRAKAQHMYMNAMIRTLKQQNVFTDTGRLMGLAESGTKALKVSEEIGTVKELYDVGMQLKSVPTNRITMTTMPWIEDPLDRNHLVPRPEDADKMWAMLRDDVSFDKGGKAPAAAGSGPSPASVRATGPAAAPAAGLSVSVVNGTASEERAAVPRRAAAIVAALQQEGFTRAVASGEQDPHARTQVTYPKSTGEQGRANALSVAKAVGIPSGQVRATDDVTTTLTIGSDWREGTTYPKQKAPKAGDLPDSADALTADKKECMDVYPPYRW; from the coding sequence GGACGAGCGTCCGGGGACGGCGGCGCCCGCCGCGGGCGGGGGCGAGGGGGGCCGAGGCGGCCACGGCCGGCGGCGTGGCCGGCGGCGCGGCGGCAGCCGCCGGATATTGCGCTGGTCCGCGATCGTGCTGTCGGTACTGATACTCGGGACGGCCGGCGCCGGATACCTCTACTACCGCCATCTCAACGGCAACATCGACAAGGGCAAACGCAACAGCGGCGAGTCCGACGTCGAGAAGACCGGGCCCAACGCGGCGGGCCAGACCCCGCTCAACATCCTGCTGATCGGTTCCGACAGCCGGAACTCCGCGGAGAACGTCAAGCTCGGCGGCAGCAAGGACAACGTCGGCAGCAAGCCCCTGGCGGATGTGCAGATGCTCCTGCACGTCTCGGCGGACCGCGAGAGCGCGTCCGTGGTGAGCATCCCGCGGGACACCCGGGTGGACATCCCGAAGTGCGTCGACCCCGACACCGGGGAGACCTACCCGGCCAAGAACACGATCATCAACGAGACGCTCCAGCGCGGCGGTCCGGGCTGCACCCTCGCCACCTGGCAGAACCTGACCGGCGTGTACATCGACCACTGGATGATGGTCGACTTCGCCGGAGTGGTGGACATGGCGGACGCGATCGGCGGCGTCCCGGTCTGCGTCAACCAGAACGTGTGGGACCGGCCGCTGCCCCGTCAGCGCGGCGGCTCCGGACTGAAGCTGAAGGCCGGCACGCACAAGGTGCAGGGCAAGCAGGCGCTGCAGTGGCTGCGCACCCGCCACGCCTGGGGCAGTGACCCGCTGCGCGCCAAGGCACAGCACATGTACATGAACGCGATGATCCGGACGCTGAAGCAGCAGAATGTCTTCACCGACACCGGCCGCCTGATGGGCCTGGCCGAGTCGGGCACGAAGGCGCTGAAGGTGTCCGAGGAGATCGGCACGGTCAAGGAGCTGTACGACGTGGGCATGCAGCTGAAGTCGGTGCCGACGAACCGCATCACGATGACGACGATGCCGTGGATCGAAGACCCGCTGGACCGCAACCACCTCGTGCCGAGGCCCGAGGACGCCGACAAGATGTGGGCGATGCTCCGCGACGACGTCTCCTTCGACAAGGGCGGAAAGGCGCCTGCGGCCGCGGGCTCGGGTCCGTCCCCGGCGTCGGTGCGGGCCACGGGGCCCGCCGCCGCGCCGGCCGCGGGGCTGTCGGTCTCCGTCGTCAACGGGACGGCGAGTGAGGAGCGGGCCGCCGTTCCCCGGCGGGCCGCCGCGATCGTGGCGGCGCTGCAGCAGGAGGGCTTCACCCGGGCCGTCGCCTCGGGCGAGCAGGACCCCCACGCCCGGACCCAGGTGACGTACCCCAAGAGCACGGGGGAGCAGGGCCGGGCCAACGCGCTGTCGGTGGCGAAGGCGGTCGGCATCCCGAGCGGCCAGGTGCGGGCCACCGACGACGTCACCACCACGCTGACCATCGGCAGCGACTGGCGGGAGGGCACGACCTACCCGAAGCAGAAGGCTCCCAAGGCGGGCGATCTGCCCGACTCCGCGGACGCGCTGACCGCGGACAAGAAGGAGTGCATGGACGTGTACCCGCCCTACCGGTGGTGA